The following proteins come from a genomic window of Gottfriedia acidiceleris:
- a CDS encoding YhgE/Pip domain-containing protein has protein sequence MSSIFEIYFRDVKRVVTNWAALMIIIGLIIMPSMYAWFNIKASWDPYGNTKGLKIAIVNEDHGATILNNKINIGNEVIHSLKQNPSLGWRFTSKKVANEGVKQGKYYASILIPNDFSNKISTVLTNHPQKPELVYQVNEKLNIVAPKYTEKGATGIASEITKKFEKTVSKEVLQEFNKIGIDLQANLPEIKKFEQMVFKLEKDLPEIKTTVNTALNDYKKVQSVIQTTKKDMELINNIIANGEKLTASLSGFFNQINKAIQDSTPLIKETLNLLQNQSVVMQSTLSQLQNQTYNQDESLRLSNEIGKVLPNSRNMVTSLNQVLQSLNSLGTKVDFSKNVSTLKDLEADLLMIQNENAQLKSAIQSGNGLPSDLLKKMSESVASLNNKVNSLTGNFDQDLAPKISEASRLVNESLKNTQTVLADAKMNIPTIKGVLQDTSNLLATKKGDIQQLVNELPMIEAKIKKIANEIRKAKEKGSIEDLINFLRTDIEKVSDFYSSPITIKKERMFPIPNYGTGLTPFYTTLSLWVGALLMVSLLTTEVHEEKPYRSREVYFGRLLTFITIGVLQTLVVTTGNFLILGTYAASKGYFILFALLISIVFTFIVYTLVSVFGNIGKGIGIIFLVLQISGAGGVYPIQVTPPFFQKINPFLPFTYALSLLREATGGIVWETIYKDLPILVLFVIIATIVGVVLKPTINKRANKIADLSKKSRLIH, from the coding sequence GTGAGTTCAATATTTGAAATCTATTTTCGTGATGTAAAGCGGGTTGTAACAAATTGGGCTGCATTGATGATTATCATTGGTTTAATTATCATGCCCTCAATGTATGCATGGTTTAATATAAAGGCCTCTTGGGATCCGTACGGCAATACAAAGGGCTTAAAAATTGCAATAGTAAATGAGGATCATGGTGCTACTATCTTAAACAATAAAATTAATATCGGAAACGAAGTAATACATTCTTTAAAACAAAATCCTTCTTTAGGCTGGAGATTTACAAGTAAAAAAGTCGCAAATGAAGGGGTTAAACAAGGAAAATATTACGCTAGTATTTTAATCCCAAATGATTTTTCAAATAAAATTAGCACGGTTTTAACAAATCATCCTCAAAAACCTGAACTCGTTTATCAAGTTAATGAAAAGCTAAATATTGTTGCGCCGAAATATACTGAAAAAGGTGCAACGGGTATTGCGAGTGAGATTACAAAGAAATTTGAAAAGACCGTAAGTAAAGAAGTATTGCAGGAGTTTAATAAAATAGGAATTGATTTACAAGCAAATTTACCTGAAATAAAAAAATTTGAACAAATGGTTTTTAAGCTTGAAAAAGACTTACCCGAAATAAAGACAACTGTGAATACAGCCTTAAATGACTATAAAAAAGTACAAAGCGTTATTCAAACTACAAAAAAAGACATGGAATTGATTAATAATATCATAGCAAATGGTGAAAAATTAACGGCAAGTTTAAGTGGGTTTTTTAATCAAATTAACAAAGCAATTCAAGATTCAACTCCACTTATTAAAGAAACACTTAACCTACTCCAAAACCAGTCTGTTGTTATGCAAAGTACATTATCACAATTACAGAATCAAACGTATAATCAAGACGAATCCTTGAGGCTATCGAATGAGATCGGAAAAGTGCTACCGAATTCAAGAAATATGGTTACTTCTTTAAATCAAGTTCTTCAATCATTAAATAGCTTAGGTACTAAAGTAGATTTTAGTAAAAATGTTAGTACATTAAAAGATTTAGAAGCAGATCTATTGATGATTCAAAATGAAAATGCTCAATTAAAAAGTGCAATACAAAGCGGAAACGGTCTACCGAGTGATTTACTTAAAAAGATGAGTGAAAGCGTGGCAAGTTTAAATAACAAAGTAAACAGTTTAACTGGAAATTTTGATCAAGATTTAGCGCCAAAAATAAGTGAAGCTTCAAGATTAGTGAATGAATCATTAAAAAATACCCAGACTGTTTTGGCTGATGCAAAAATGAATATACCTACAATAAAAGGTGTACTACAGGACACCTCAAATTTATTAGCAACCAAAAAGGGTGATATACAACAATTAGTAAATGAGTTACCAATGATTGAAGCGAAAATAAAAAAAATAGCGAATGAAATTAGAAAGGCTAAAGAAAAAGGAAGCATCGAGGATTTAATTAATTTTCTACGAACAGATATAGAGAAGGTAAGCGACTTTTATTCCAGCCCAATCACTATAAAAAAGGAGCGAATGTTTCCAATACCGAATTATGGCACAGGCTTGACCCCTTTTTATACAACATTGTCGTTATGGGTAGGAGCTTTATTAATGGTATCGTTATTAACTACTGAAGTACATGAAGAAAAGCCATATAGAAGTAGAGAAGTTTATTTTGGAAGACTATTGACCTTTATAACTATTGGGGTATTACAGACATTAGTAGTGACTACTGGTAACTTCCTGATATTAGGTACTTATGCAGCAAGTAAAGGTTATTTTATCTTATTTGCACTATTGATTAGCATTGTATTTACGTTTATAGTTTATACGCTTGTTTCGGTTTTCGGAAATATCGGGAAAGGCATCGGTATTATTTTTTTAGTTCTCCAAATATCTGGAGCGGGAGGAGTTTATCCGATTCAAGTAACTCCGCCATTTTTCCAAAAAATAAACCCGTTCCTGCCTTTTACCTATGCATTAAGCTTGCTAAGGGAGGCGACTGGTGGAATCGTTTGGGAAACCATTTATAAGGACCTTCCAATACTAGTTCTTTTTGTCATCATTGCAACCATTGTAGGGGTAGTTCTTAAACCAACTATTAATAAAAGAGCAAATAAAATTGCGGATCTTTCCAAGAAGAGTAGACTCATCCATTAG
- a CDS encoding ABC transporter ATP-binding protein — protein sequence MGSIIKVENLKKRYGDFYAVNGISFEVEKGEVFGLLGPNGAGKSTTMEMLVGLRKPDEGTATIAGHVIGKDSYKIKQEIGIQLQSTSLFELLKVKEIIEMYASFYPSHIPIEPLIDEMLLSEKQNSLVKGLSGGQKQRLAIALALIHDPQIIFLDEPTTGLDPQARRTLWEIILKLKERGKTVVLSTHYMDEAHVLADRIGIMDKGKLIALDTPNNLVSSISAESAIEFKTKIPEQDEKFAHLDNVMNVVINHDFVTLYTRNLQASLMALLEYTKEQDMTISDLSTRTATLEDVFLHMTGRGLREE from the coding sequence ATGGGCTCAATTATTAAAGTTGAAAATCTTAAAAAGAGATATGGAGATTTTTACGCTGTTAATGGAATTAGTTTTGAAGTTGAAAAAGGTGAAGTATTTGGATTACTCGGCCCAAATGGAGCTGGTAAATCAACAACAATGGAAATGCTTGTAGGCTTAAGAAAACCAGATGAAGGAACGGCTACTATTGCAGGGCATGTGATCGGTAAAGACTCATATAAAATCAAACAAGAGATTGGAATCCAACTCCAATCAACATCATTATTTGAACTGTTAAAAGTAAAAGAAATCATTGAAATGTATGCAAGCTTTTATCCAAGTCATATTCCAATAGAACCGTTGATCGATGAAATGCTTTTATCTGAGAAACAAAATAGTCTAGTAAAAGGATTATCAGGAGGACAAAAACAGCGATTAGCGATTGCATTAGCATTAATTCATGATCCTCAAATCATATTTTTAGATGAGCCAACTACAGGACTTGATCCACAAGCTCGTAGAACGTTGTGGGAAATCATATTAAAACTAAAAGAACGAGGTAAAACAGTAGTTTTATCAACCCACTATATGGATGAGGCTCATGTACTAGCAGATCGCATTGGTATCATGGATAAAGGCAAATTAATTGCGCTAGATACACCAAACAATCTAGTTAGTTCAATTTCTGCAGAGAGCGCGATTGAATTTAAGACAAAAATACCAGAGCAAGATGAAAAGTTCGCACATTTAGATAATGTAATGAATGTCGTGATTAACCATGATTTCGTAACATTGTATACTCGTAACTTACAAGCTTCATTAATGGCTTTGCTTGAATATACAAAAGAACAAGATATGACAATTTCGGATTTATCGACTAGAACTGCGACTCTTGAGGACGTATTTTTACATATGACTGGAAGGGGGTTACGTGAAGAATGA
- a CDS encoding ABC transporter permease produces the protein MKAYYQLTLAQLRIYVRNRQALIWTLLFPFFFMIIFGLMFNDGNTTSYSVNLIDYDNTQVSKQITTVLEKQKSLKIHKKTNELKSRKLLSDGKTDFVIVIKKGFQNQVTTKQQSAPAQIKVLYNESNAGQLQGGIATITAYVDAASKQMAGYTPKIVTDFKGVAGITLSYLDFLVPGIIAMQIMNNNMNGVAGQIASWRERGVLRRMQGTTLRASTFIAAQITARLILNSLQAILTILIGYFGFDVSIRGSFLLVVLFVVLGTLTFMSIGFIIASLAKSPESAGPIAGFISFPLMFLGGVFFPVKNMPEYLQPIIKTIPITHLSTAMRDIMNVGASFGDLLPDFGWLCVWMVVSFLIAARTFRWE, from the coding sequence ATGAAGGCTTATTATCAATTGACTTTAGCGCAACTCCGGATTTATGTACGTAATCGTCAAGCACTAATTTGGACACTATTATTTCCTTTTTTCTTTATGATTATTTTCGGATTAATGTTTAATGATGGAAATACAACTAGTTATTCAGTAAACCTAATTGATTATGATAACACTCAAGTAAGTAAACAAATTACAACTGTTTTAGAGAAACAAAAGTCGCTTAAAATTCATAAAAAAACAAACGAATTAAAGTCTAGGAAATTATTATCTGATGGTAAAACCGATTTTGTAATCGTCATTAAAAAAGGATTTCAAAATCAAGTTACAACTAAACAACAATCCGCTCCTGCACAAATAAAAGTACTTTATAATGAAAGTAATGCAGGCCAGCTTCAAGGTGGAATAGCAACGATTACAGCATATGTTGATGCCGCTAGTAAACAAATGGCCGGGTATACACCTAAAATCGTAACAGACTTTAAAGGAGTAGCTGGAATTACTCTTTCATATTTAGACTTTTTAGTGCCTGGGATTATTGCAATGCAAATCATGAATAATAATATGAATGGTGTCGCTGGCCAAATTGCGTCTTGGAGAGAACGAGGCGTACTAAGACGAATGCAAGGCACCACATTAAGAGCCTCAACCTTTATTGCCGCTCAAATTACAGCAAGGCTAATATTAAATAGTTTACAAGCTATCTTAACAATTCTAATTGGCTACTTTGGATTCGACGTTAGTATTCGAGGCTCATTCCTGTTAGTAGTATTGTTTGTTGTATTAGGTACATTAACATTTATGAGCATTGGATTTATTATAGCAAGTTTAGCGAAAAGTCCAGAAAGTGCTGGGCCAATTGCTGGCTTCATTTCGTTCCCACTAATGTTTTTAGGTGGAGTATTTTTCCCTGTAAAAAATATGCCCGAATATTTACAACCAATTATAAAGACAATTCCAATTACGCACTTATCAACCGCAATGCGTGACATCATGAATGTCGGAGCGTCATTTGGTGATTTACTTCCAGATTTCGGCTGGCTATGTGTCTGGATGGTCGTAAGCTTCTTAATCGCTGCACGTACATTTAGATGGGAGTAA
- a CDS encoding glycosyltransferase family 2 protein, whose protein sequence is MKLSVIVYCYNNGENFERFHVNLSNTVKLLKEDYEIIYINDGSDDDTLLALQVVANHSSHLKYISFTRRFGREGAICAGLEHAKGDVVILMDGNFVHPPNVILEMMDEYKKGHNHVVASKKIENTVLKKAKKGIFEKVIKKFVDPDILQNESDFRLLSRKVVNAILSMPESNRYSKGIFNWIGYKIKTIEFEITSRIINKESEVKRIDSIKRSIEYILCFNTRPLRLLTKVGLLLIGISIVIFIMMSFKVLLVGIRIPGLYTISNFIMLFGGVQILMIGVLGEYLGKIYYETKRRPQYIVEASSYDEKN, encoded by the coding sequence ATGAAATTATCAGTTATTGTATATTGCTATAACAATGGAGAAAATTTTGAGAGATTTCACGTTAATTTATCAAATACAGTAAAATTACTTAAAGAAGATTATGAAATTATTTATATAAACGACGGAAGTGATGATGATACACTACTAGCACTTCAAGTTGTTGCAAATCATAGCAGTCATTTGAAATATATCTCGTTTACTCGCCGCTTCGGAAGAGAGGGAGCAATTTGTGCTGGACTTGAACATGCAAAAGGCGATGTAGTCATTCTAATGGATGGCAACTTTGTACATCCACCGAATGTTATATTAGAAATGATGGATGAATACAAAAAAGGACATAACCATGTAGTAGCATCGAAAAAAATAGAGAATACAGTTCTAAAAAAAGCAAAAAAGGGCATTTTTGAGAAGGTTATTAAAAAATTTGTGGACCCTGATATTTTGCAAAACGAATCAGACTTTCGTTTGTTAAGCAGAAAAGTAGTGAATGCTATTTTAAGCATGCCAGAATCAAACCGCTATTCAAAAGGTATTTTTAACTGGATTGGTTACAAGATAAAAACAATTGAGTTCGAAATAACATCAAGAATCATTAACAAAGAGTCCGAAGTAAAAAGAATAGATTCAATAAAAAGATCTATTGAATATATATTGTGCTTTAATACAAGACCATTGAGGTTGTTAACGAAAGTCGGATTATTATTAATTGGTATAAGTATTGTAATCTTTATTATGATGAGCTTTAAGGTTCTTTTAGTTGGGATTAGAATTCCTGGATTATATACGATATCCAATTTTATTATGTTATTTGGCGGGGTTCAAATCTTGATGATTGGAGTATTAGGCGAATATTTAGGTAAGATTTATTACGAAACAAAAAGAAGACCCCAGTATATTGTTGAAGCTTCAAGCTATGATGAA